Sequence from the Neomonachus schauinslandi unplaced genomic scaffold, ASM220157v2 HiC_scaffold_256, whole genome shotgun sequence genome:
GtcctcatttttatatatttgcccATTTGGATGATTGGACTCTAAGTGTAATATTAAGGTACGTAGAGCCCAGATCATACGTAATGATTGGACAACTGGGAAAATTGTCAAGTGTACATGGCCATTACCGTGGAATCAAAAATTCATTTGGATAGATGAAAATATAGTGGCAACACAGATTAGTCGAGTACTTTATGAAGGCCTTAGGAGACTGCAGGAAACTTTCCTGTGTATGGCTTAAGTATTTGAGACATGCAGGCAGCTGAGGATGGAAACACATGCAATGTAGTCAGTGGTGCAGTGTGGGGCGGAATGGGGAGCTGAGTGGTAAAGGCTGGTTTGAGGATGTGTGCAAAAGAAATCTTTTGATTCCATCCTGACTTTGACATCGACAACACTTGAAAATAACATGTGAGAAAGTCTAATTCTATAAAGTCATACTCATAAAATGAAGAACTCACAAGAATACCCTGAGCTTTTGACCACCCACTGACACTGAATTGTGGCTGGAGACTGGGTAAGAGCAATGGGTCCAAGTCTCCATGGCGTGGAGTGATTACCAACTTTCTTTGTCATAGAGACACACACCTCTTTCCCAGCACGCCAACATGCCAGGGCATATCTGAAGACACCACACAAATGTAGGAGGTCACAAACATCAGGTATGTACCCAGGaaacagcccccctcccccctcctggtACAAGTGCCTCACCTTGCTCCTCCTGAGAAGGGCAGGAAAGCATGGCTGTGTCGAGAGGAATCTGGTGCAAACCGGGAAGGGTCAAACACCTGCAGAAGGAGCACCAGGGCCAGGACAGGCATAATCAAGCCCCTCCTTCCAATCATCCAAGGGACAGCACACCCAGAGGTGGGACAGGAGAAGGAGGTTGGTTTGGAGAGGTCATCCCACGCCCTCCTCCCAAGGCCATCATACCTCTGGGTTTGGCCACACTTTTGGGTTGTGGTGAAGGGCATAAAAGGAGAGCAAGACTAAGAATCCTGtgggggcagaagagagaagactGATCATACATGCCTGCGGGGCCCAGGTGCACCCACACACAGCTTGGCAGCCACAGTGAGAGccacttttcatctctgtgaatGGAATGATAGTGTTGCAGGAGAGGTGGGGCAGACATGGCACAgaatgtgtgcacgtgtgcacagaTTAGTAGATAACCATGACCAGGCTGAGAAGCAGGAAAGAACTGGAGGCTTGTTTTTTGGAGCAACTCAAGGGACAACTCACATTTATCAGTACCATCCATGAGCCCTTGGGGAATATGCATGAACTCCtccatcctcacaacaaccctccAGTGAAGGCTCACATCTCCATTGGTCCCATGAGGCACCTGAGCACGGAGAGGCTGAACGACTTGCCTATGACCACCCAGCCAAGccgtggcagggctgggattcgGAGCAGAGGGGAGCTGAAAGGTGGCCTCCAGCCATGGCAGGGATCTCAGATCGGGCCATCAACCTGAGGGTTCCCCGGAGACTGGACCATCTGACATTTCACAGTGAATACTCTAATCTCGCTCGTTAGTCAAGACCCTATAAGGAAAGACCACATCTACCCCTGCCCCATCTGATTATCTCTCAAGCACTCATAACTCAGGAAATTAGAATATTAGGGCAACTCACATAGCCACATTCAGAGGCtgtcatgtatttatttcttgatCTTTGGGCCGATTTAAGCTCTGTGGAAGCACACCAGAACCTCATCCaaacaaagtaatttttgatTTTCTTGAGGGGGAAATGAGTCTCAAAGACATGCACAAACTGCCCCAGAACTTGCGGATTTCTGACCTCCCACGCATTCCTGCAGAGTACTTATGGAGTGACAGTGGTGAGGCTCACACCTTTGGGTAAGGAGCGTCCATCAGGGAAGGTGATGGGCTTGCTGAGCTCTCTGCCGACACCTGGAACTGGCGGATAGAGTCGCAGTGCCTCCTTGATGCACATGGTGGTGTAGGGCAACTGGTCCAGGTGGTCCCTAAAACAAAGCTATCCTGAAGGGCCGGCAAGGCCCTGACAACCAGGGAATTCTCTAGTTGAGGGGGCAGGGCCCTCCCATCTCATGAGTACTCACCAGGTGATGGAGGCGCCGTCCCCCAGGAGGCTCTGGATCTCCTCCCGGCACCTCTGCTGATGCTCGGGGTGTGTGGCCAGAGCATAGAGGATCCAGGAGATGCCGCTGGCTGTGGTGTCATGGCCCTCAAACATGAAGGTGTCCACTTCCGCATGGAGGTCCTTGTCAGACAAGCTGTTCCCGTTCTCCCTCtgggagacagggaaggagggcagggttTGAGTTTGCCCCCCTCCTCCACACTTGTCTGCAAAGCCTCAGGCCTCCCCTGCCACACTCACTTGGGCAAAGAGGAGGATGTCCAGAAAGTCCAAGTGCCTCTTGCTCCTGACCTTCTCgagctctccctcctcctgcagctGAGCCTTCCTCAGCTTGATCACTTGGTCTGTCCAGAACAGTGTTCCCAGGCAGAGCTGAGAGCTCTGGGTGCCCAGACACAGCCACCCACAGTAGCCCACCTGCTTGCCCCCTGTGCCCCAGTCAGCCTGCCAGGTGGATCAGGAGTGTGGGAATGGGTGTGCTTCTCAGGGGGAGAGCTCTAGTGCCAGGCGCTTGCCGGTCCTCACTCCCCTCAACAGCGCAGCCCAAGGAGGCTCTGCTTGAACGCTGCTGGCAGGGGCTCTCCTTCAACCTTCACCCATGTGGTGACACATGTAGCTTCCTGCATAGCACCTGGCACCCTAACAGCTGCACCAGGGGAGTGCCTGGGGTGGGTGTTTCCCAGGTCCTGGAGGGGCAGCGAGGGGCAGGACTCTGCCTGAGGGGTCAGGGTCAGTCCCTTTGGGATGTGCCTGATGAAGGAGGGGAGGTGCCCAGAGGGCAGAGTCCCAACCTGTGTGTTGATGGGCAAGCTGGCAGGCCCGGTGGTTCCAGCGGCCCTCAGGG
This genomic interval carries:
- the LOC110578763 gene encoding cytochrome P450 4A11-like, with the protein product MTLDTIMKCAFSYQGNHQADRYFQSYLQAIRDLNNLVFSRIRNAFYQKDFIYRLTPEGRWNHRACQLAHQHTDQVIKLRKAQLQEEGELEKVRSKRHLDFLDILLFAQRENGNSLSDKDLHAEVDTFMFEGHDTTASGISWILYALATHPEHQQRCREEIQSLLGDGASITWDHLDQLPYTTMCIKEALRLYPPVPGVGRELSKPITFPDGRSLPKGFLVLLSFYALHHNPKVWPNPEVFDPSRFAPDSSRHSHAFLPFSGGARNCIGKQFAMNELKVAVALTLLRFELAPDPLKVPVPTPRIVLMSKNGIHLHLRKLL